GCAGGAAGGCGATCGGCTTTACCGTCAAAGCGGTTTGTTGACGGTGGCTGCTGTTGTTATTCCGCGTCGACGGGTGCAGGCGCTGGTGATCCAAACGAATCCGCTCATGGCCCACTTTGGCTGGTTTGCTTTAGAAGCTCGGCTGATGGGGTTGGCCCAAGAACAACGGGGGAACCAGCTTTTGGTGCCCCTGGGGCGGCTGCACGAAGTGCAGGCTGTAGCGACGCAAGTGTGGCCGCTGGCGTTGCCTGAAGCTTGGAAGCGGGTCTCGCCTCGCCATGGGCGCCGCCTGGCTGTACGCTACCTGCTTGTTGGTGTGCTTGGTTTGGGTGGAATGCACTTGCTATGGGACGTGCAGCTCTGGATTGGGATAGGCTGGGCTGTTGGATCCCTGCTTTGGGCGTGGTGGCAGTATCGCGGACACGGCTATGCCTGTGATGCACGTTTCCTGTTCATTCGTCGTGGGGTTCTCCGCCGCCAGATCTGGTGTTTGCCTTATGCTAAAGTGCAAACGCTCTCGCTACGGCAATCGCTTTTCCAACGGCGGCTAGGACTGGCCACCATGGTGGTTGACGTGGCTGGCGCTTCGCTATGGGATGGACCTGTGCTGCGCGACCTTCCCTTGACAGAAGCTCAAGCCTTGTTTGAACTGCTACATGTACGCTTGCAGGAAGGCCAGCAAGCCTTCAAGGGAACGTCTGAGACATCTCGCCCTGTTTAAACAGCAACGTTATCATCCTGCAGCATCCGGTCCATGCCAACATATATCCCTACCGCCCATGCCTGGCACGACGTCCCTGTCGGCCCTGAAGCACCGGATTGGTTCCACGTCGTGATTGAAATCCCCCAGGGCAGCAAAGTGAAGTACGAGCTGGATAAAGACACGGGGCTGATTCGGGTCGATCGTGTCCTGTATTCTTCGGTGATTTATCCGGCTAACTACGGTTTTATCCCGCAAACACTGGGTGAGGATCATGATCCGCTTGATGTGCTGGTGCTCATGCAAGAGCCTGTAATGCCCCTAAGCCTTTTGCGGGCGCGGCCTATTGGCATGATGACCATGCTCGATCAGGGGCAAAACGACGAGAAAATCATTTGTGTGCACTTGGACGATCCAGCCTTTAATGGTTTTTATCACATTCGAGAGCTTCCCGAGCACCGATTGCGTGAGCTGCGCCGATTTTTTGAAGACTATAAAAAACTTGAGGACAAGGAGGTGCTGGTGCAAGAATTCTTTGGCCCAGCAGAAGCTCGGGCTGTGGTAGCTGAAAGTATTCGGCGCTATGCCACAGAGGTTATGCCAACGCTAGCCCGCACACCGTAGCCTATATCCTGAAGATGCATCCCCTGCTGCAGCCTGGAACGGTTTGGTTGGACACCGCACTTTCGGACGAAGAAAACCAGCAAAGCCTGCTTTTTGTGCAACCTGTGCACGTATTGCAGGCCGACACCGCCGACCAAGTTCCGGCATTGCTGCAGGCATTGGACGCTGCAGTAGCGGCTGGTTATTACGTGGCGGGCTATATAGCCTATGAAGCAGGTTATGCGCTTGCGCCTGTGCCGCTGTCGGTTCCTGAAGATACAGGACCACTAGCCTGGTTTGGTGTCTATGCGCAACCCCATGGTCTAACAGCCGAAGCGGCTTGGGCACTGCTGGCCGAGGCAGAAAGCTATCGGGTGCAAAACCTACGCCCGTTGCTCTCCTTGACCGCTTATCGAGAACGCGTTGAGGCCATTCGCACTTTAATTCGTGAGGGTGAGGTCTACCAGCTTAACTTCACGCTACCGATTTTTTTCCAGTTCGAGGGAGATCCACTGGCGCTTTATCGCAGCCTGCGGCAGCAGCAGCCGGTCCCATACGGAGCTTTTTTGAACACGGGTGAGCGTTTCGTGCTCAGCTTTTCTCCTGAGCTTTTCTTTCGGCGTTGTGGAGAGCGGATCATCACGCGGCCTATGAAAGGGACCATGCGCCGGTCAGAGGATCCCGAAGAAGATCGCGCCTTGGCTGAAGCGCTGCGGACCGATCCGAAGAATCAGGCTGAAAATCTGATGATTGTAGACCTGTTGCGCAACGACCTCTCGGTCTGTTGCCGACCAGGGTCGGTCGTTGTGCCACAGCTGTTTCACGTTGCCGCCTATCCTACGCTTTGGCAGATGACGTCTACGGTAGAAGGCACGCTGCGTCCTGGCGTAGGCTATGCGGCGCTTTTCCGGGCACTTTTCCCATCGGGATCGGTAACGGGGGCGCCAAAGCTACGGGCCCTGCAGCACTTAAGGCACTTAGAGCCAAGCCATCGGGGGGTGTATTGCGGAGCGATTGGGTATGCTGCGCCAGGTGGCGAAGCGGTCTTCAACGTTGCTATTCGCACACTCGAGCTGATCGGTTCAGAAGGGCGTTTGGGCGTAGGGAGTGGAATTGTATGGGATTCTGACCCAGAGGCGGAGTATGCAGAATGCCTGCTCAAAAGTCAGTTTCTACGCCTAGCGGCTGAGCCGTTTGCTCTGATTGAAACCATGCGGTGCACAGCAGGCGCGATCCCCTTGCTCGAGGCGCATCTGGAACGGTTGCGTCGTTCAGCAGCACGGTTTGGGTTCCCGCTGGATGAGGCTGCGCTAAGAGCACGCCTACGCCAGGTGGTGCAGGCGCTGGATCCTATGCAAAGCTGGCGCTTGCGCTTGACGTTGGACGAGCGTGGACACATGAGGTTGACCAGTACGGTCTTGGAGGCTGAGGCTCCCCGTCCTTGGCGGCTCTGTGTGGCTCCATGGCGCCTTGACGCCGCCGATCCACTGCGTTATCACAAAACCACGCGCCGAGCTGATTACGAGGCAGCCTATCTGCAAGCGCGTGCCGCTGGCTACGATGAGGTCATCTTTTTGAACACCCGCGGAGAGGTGTGCGAGGGCTCTCGCACAAACATCTTCGCCCAAATGGACGGTCAGCTCTACACGCCTCCGGTGCGCTGTGGGCTACTGCCTGGCGTGTACCGGGCGCATGTGCTTGCAACGCGGCCAGAAGCTGCCGAAAAGGTGCTCACGCTCGATGATCTGCGGCGGGCTGAAGCCCTTTACGTGTGCAACGCGGTACTTGGTTGGCAGCCTGCAATACTTTGTCCTGAAGCCTAAAGTCCTATGGCCTCTCAGCCGGTAACCCTAGAAACTTTAGCCGCGCTGTTAGACAGCACGCCGCCGTTTGATGGGCTGACGCCGGCAGCGCGTCGGATGCTTTTTGAAGCGGCCCTGCTGGTATCCTATGAAGCAGGCGACGTGATTTTGGCACAAGGGGTTATCCCCGCTCATCCTCGCTACTTGTATCTGGTCGTTTCTGGGGCAGTGCAGCAGGTCGATAAAGACACGGGGCGTTTGGTAGATCACTGCGAAGCAGGTGATGTGTTTGGGTATGACGCACTCTTGCATGAAGCCCCCCTACCTTACGAAGCGCGTGCGTTAGAACCTACGCAATGTGTGCTGATTCCTGAGGCGGCCTTCTTTCGGGTATACCGATCTTGCGAGGCCTTTGCCGCATTTTTTGAAAAGAATCTGCAGCTGTATGCGCACCGTTTGGGCAGGAGCCGAATGGATATGGCTGGTGCCCAGGTGCTGCTTACAACCCCTTTACGTGCTTTGGTACATCGCGCACCAGTTGGGTGTGCACCTGAGACAACAGTGCAGGAAGCGGCTCGTCGCATGCGCGAAGCGCGCGTTGGGTCCATACTCGTGTTGGATACCGATGGGCGTGCCCTGGGGATACTGACCAATAGCGACTTGCGCGACAAAGTCGTGGCCGAAGGACGCATGCCAGACATGCCCGTAAGCCAGCTGATGAGCACGCCGCTGATTACGCTGCCAGCTTATGCTCCGGTGATGGAAGGGCTCATGACTATGGCACGCCACCGCCTACACCATTTGGTGCTCACGGAAAATGAAAACCCAGATTCTCCGGTGGTGGGGGTGATTTCTGGGCAAGATATCGCCCATGTGCGCGGGCATGACCCAGTTGCTACGCTGAAGCGCATCGAAAAAGCCGATGCGATAGCAACGCTGGCTGTTTTGCGCCAAGAAGCCTTTGCCTTGTTACGCCAGTTGCGCCAACAAGGCATGGCTGCTACAGATTTGCTCTACCTCGCTGCAGAGTTAAGCGACCGCATCGTTGTGCGGATCTTGCAACTGACCGAAGCGCAGCAGCCTGACAAAGCGTTAGCCATCCCCTGGGCCTGGATGGCGCTGGGTAGCCAAGGGCGACGAGAAATGGGCTTTCAGACAGAGCAGGCGAATGCCCTAATCTATGCCGATCCATACAGCGAGCAGCGAGCACGTTGGGCAGAAGACTGGCTTGGGAAGCTGGCGCACCAGGCCAATGAAGCACTGGAAGCGGTAGGATTTGCTCGTTGCTCTGAGGTTATCGCCAGCAGTCCGCGTTATCGGCAATCGGTCAGTGGCTGGAAGCATACGTTTCGACACTGGATCGATAATCCCGACGAAAAAGTCCCAATATCCCTGTTTTTTGACCTTAGAGCCCTTTATGGGGCTGCAGCATTGGTTGAGCAGCTGAAAGTGGATCTGCAGCAGACTTTGCAGCAAGCACAAGGCTTTCTCGCATGGATGATGCACAATGCCTTACGCAACCGCCCACCTTTGTCTTTCTTTGGACGGTTTCTCCTGGATCGTTCAGGCAAACAGCAGCCTGGGTTCGACATCCAACAGCGCGGCTTAATGCCCATTACGGACCTGGCCCGCGTGCTGGCGCTGGAGGCCGGCTACGTGCATGCAACAGGAACG
This sequence is a window from Rhodothermus bifroesti. Protein-coding genes within it:
- a CDS encoding inorganic diphosphatase; its protein translation is MPTYIPTAHAWHDVPVGPEAPDWFHVVIEIPQGSKVKYELDKDTGLIRVDRVLYSSVIYPANYGFIPQTLGEDHDPLDVLVLMQEPVMPLSLLRARPIGMMTMLDQGQNDEKIICVHLDDPAFNGFYHIRELPEHRLRELRRFFEDYKKLEDKEVLVQEFFGPAEARAVVAESIRRYATEVMPTLARTP
- the pabB gene encoding aminodeoxychorismate synthase component I yields the protein MHPLLQPGTVWLDTALSDEENQQSLLFVQPVHVLQADTADQVPALLQALDAAVAAGYYVAGYIAYEAGYALAPVPLSVPEDTGPLAWFGVYAQPHGLTAEAAWALLAEAESYRVQNLRPLLSLTAYRERVEAIRTLIREGEVYQLNFTLPIFFQFEGDPLALYRSLRQQQPVPYGAFLNTGERFVLSFSPELFFRRCGERIITRPMKGTMRRSEDPEEDRALAEALRTDPKNQAENLMIVDLLRNDLSVCCRPGSVVVPQLFHVAAYPTLWQMTSTVEGTLRPGVGYAALFRALFPSGSVTGAPKLRALQHLRHLEPSHRGVYCGAIGYAAPGGEAVFNVAIRTLELIGSEGRLGVGSGIVWDSDPEAEYAECLLKSQFLRLAAEPFALIETMRCTAGAIPLLEAHLERLRRSAARFGFPLDEAALRARLRQVVQALDPMQSWRLRLTLDERGHMRLTSTVLEAEAPRPWRLCVAPWRLDAADPLRYHKTTRRADYEAAYLQARAAGYDEVIFLNTRGEVCEGSRTNIFAQMDGQLYTPPVRCGLLPGVYRAHVLATRPEAAEKVLTLDDLRRAEALYVCNAVLGWQPAILCPEA
- a CDS encoding putative nucleotidyltransferase substrate binding domain-containing protein — translated: MASQPVTLETLAALLDSTPPFDGLTPAARRMLFEAALLVSYEAGDVILAQGVIPAHPRYLYLVVSGAVQQVDKDTGRLVDHCEAGDVFGYDALLHEAPLPYEARALEPTQCVLIPEAAFFRVYRSCEAFAAFFEKNLQLYAHRLGRSRMDMAGAQVLLTTPLRALVHRAPVGCAPETTVQEAARRMREARVGSILVLDTDGRALGILTNSDLRDKVVAEGRMPDMPVSQLMSTPLITLPAYAPVMEGLMTMARHRLHHLVLTENENPDSPVVGVISGQDIAHVRGHDPVATLKRIEKADAIATLAVLRQEAFALLRQLRQQGMAATDLLYLAAELSDRIVVRILQLTEAQQPDKALAIPWAWMALGSQGRREMGFQTEQANALIYADPYSEQRARWAEDWLGKLAHQANEALEAVGFARCSEVIASSPRYRQSVSGWKHTFRHWIDNPDEKVPISLFFDLRALYGAAALVEQLKVDLQQTLQQAQGFLAWMMHNALRNRPPLSFFGRFLLDRSGKQQPGFDIQQRGLMPITDLARVLALEAGYVHATGTLDRLQVAAQLPGVKQIAQDLQEAYRFLVELQLDHQLQQIEAGQPPDNLIAPEELTSGQRKMLKLVFSIIQEAQEALATRYSAHKIR